In a single window of the Bacillus mycoides genome:
- the yfmF gene encoding EF-P 5-aminopentanol modification-associated protein YfmF: MKLMEQQLHELGGLRVHIIPTDKFKTNTFVFRFKAPLNEETVTERALLPYVLQSATEKLPSVIRLRQYLEELYGSSLAVDVSKKGEDHIISIYVDIANETYLRDAPPLFEKALSMLSDIVLHPATEGDGFLSSIVESEKRALLQRIEATYDDKMRYANERLIAEMCKVEPYRLSANGKKESVASITNESLYQYYQKVLAEDEMDLYIIGDISEDAVELVNKYFSISPRAMKERNVLLHKRNNEEKEIVEKQELKQSKLNIGYRTFITYKDEDYFALQLFNGLFGGFSHSKLFVNVREKNSLAYYAASRFESHKGLLFVMSGIEAKNFEKAVEIIKEQMKAMQSGDFSEEEIQQTKSVIQNQILEAIDTPRGFVEMLYHGVISERTRPVEEWLTGIESVTKEEIVKVANNIELDTIYFLHGTEGE, encoded by the coding sequence ATGAAACTAATGGAACAGCAACTGCATGAATTAGGTGGCTTGCGAGTACATATTATTCCGACTGATAAATTTAAAACAAATACCTTTGTATTTCGTTTTAAAGCACCTTTAAATGAGGAGACGGTGACAGAGCGTGCCCTATTGCCGTACGTATTGCAAAGTGCGACAGAAAAACTGCCTTCTGTAATTCGTCTTCGTCAATATTTAGAAGAATTATATGGATCTTCTTTAGCGGTAGATGTAAGTAAAAAAGGAGAAGACCATATCATCTCTATTTATGTAGACATTGCAAATGAAACATATTTACGCGATGCACCACCGTTATTTGAAAAAGCGCTTTCTATGTTATCTGATATTGTTTTACATCCAGCAACAGAAGGGGACGGTTTTCTATCTTCTATTGTAGAAAGTGAGAAACGAGCACTCTTGCAACGAATTGAAGCTACTTATGATGATAAAATGCGTTATGCAAACGAGCGTTTAATTGCAGAAATGTGCAAAGTAGAACCATATCGCTTAAGTGCAAATGGAAAAAAAGAAAGTGTTGCTTCTATTACAAATGAAAGTTTGTATCAATATTATCAAAAAGTGTTAGCTGAAGATGAAATGGATTTATATATCATTGGTGATATTTCAGAAGATGCTGTGGAGCTTGTAAATAAGTATTTTTCGATTTCACCTCGCGCTATGAAAGAGAGAAATGTACTTCTTCATAAACGAAATAATGAAGAAAAAGAAATTGTTGAAAAACAAGAACTAAAGCAAAGTAAATTAAATATCGGCTATCGCACATTCATTACGTATAAAGATGAAGATTATTTTGCATTACAATTGTTTAACGGATTATTTGGAGGGTTTTCTCATTCGAAGTTATTCGTAAATGTCCGTGAAAAAAATAGTTTAGCGTACTATGCAGCATCGAGATTTGAAAGTCATAAAGGTTTGCTCTTCGTTATGTCTGGAATTGAAGCGAAGAACTTTGAAAAAGCTGTTGAAATTATTAAAGAACAGATGAAAGCAATGCAAAGCGGTGATTTTTCAGAGGAAGAGATTCAGCAAACGAAAAGTGTAATTCAAAATCAAATCTTAGAGGCAATTGATACACCACGTGGTTTTGTTGAAATGCTTTATCACGGGGTGATTTCAGAGCGTACGCGTCCAGTTGAAGAATGGCTAACGGGCATAGAAAGCGTGACGAAAGAAGAGATTGTGAAAGTTGCTAATAATATTGAACTAGATACAATTTACTTTTTACATGGAACGGAGGGAGAATAA
- the yfmH gene encoding EF-P 5-aminopentanol modification-associated protein YfmH — MEKIVYEQLKETLYYENLPNGLDVYILPKQGFNKTFATFTTKYGSVDNTFVPLGKEDMTRVPDGIAHFLEHKLFEKEDHDAFQLFSKQGASANAFTSFTRTAYLFSCTSNVERNLNTLLDFVQEPYFSEKTVEKEKGIIGQEIQMYQDNPDWRLYFGLIDSLFVKHPIKIDIAGTIESISKITKDLLYECYETFYHPSNMLLFVVGAIDPEKTMDLVRENQAKKDYENQPEIVRSFEEEPEEVNEKKKIISMPVQTPKCLVGIKATNLKEKGQALLKQEIALTLLLDYLFGKGSVHYESLYNEGLIDDSFSYDYTEENNFGFAMVGGDTKHPDELAERLKGILLQTNYDQLDETALERVKKKKIGGFLRSLNSPEYIANQFTRYAFNESSLFDALTVLEGLTVQDLQQAAKTLLIEEKMSVCQVLPKK; from the coding sequence ATGGAGAAAATTGTGTATGAGCAATTAAAAGAGACGCTATATTATGAAAACCTTCCGAATGGATTAGACGTATATATCTTACCGAAACAAGGCTTCAACAAAACATTTGCAACATTTACGACGAAGTACGGTTCTGTTGATAATACATTTGTACCGCTTGGAAAAGAAGACATGACTCGTGTACCAGATGGAATTGCTCATTTCCTTGAGCATAAATTGTTTGAAAAAGAGGACCATGACGCGTTTCAATTGTTTAGTAAACAAGGTGCTTCAGCGAACGCTTTTACATCTTTTACAAGAACCGCTTATCTCTTTTCCTGTACATCAAATGTAGAAAGAAATTTAAATACGTTGTTAGACTTTGTACAAGAACCGTATTTCTCTGAAAAAACGGTTGAAAAAGAAAAAGGTATTATCGGTCAAGAAATTCAAATGTACCAAGATAACCCAGACTGGCGTTTATACTTTGGGTTAATCGATAGTTTGTTTGTGAAACATCCAATTAAAATTGATATTGCAGGGACAATTGAGTCCATTAGTAAAATTACAAAAGACCTACTGTATGAATGTTATGAGACTTTTTACCATCCGAGCAACATGTTATTATTTGTTGTTGGAGCGATTGATCCTGAAAAAACAATGGATTTAGTTCGTGAAAATCAAGCGAAAAAAGATTACGAAAATCAACCAGAAATCGTTCGCTCTTTTGAAGAGGAACCAGAAGAAGTAAATGAAAAGAAAAAGATTATTTCAATGCCTGTTCAAACTCCAAAATGTTTAGTTGGTATTAAGGCAACGAATTTAAAAGAAAAAGGGCAAGCTCTGTTAAAACAAGAAATTGCACTTACATTACTTTTAGATTATTTATTTGGAAAAGGGTCAGTTCATTACGAATCTTTATATAATGAAGGTCTTATTGATGATTCGTTCTCGTATGACTATACAGAAGAAAATAACTTCGGTTTTGCAATGGTTGGTGGAGATACGAAGCACCCTGATGAATTGGCAGAGCGATTAAAAGGTATTTTACTACAAACGAATTATGATCAGTTAGATGAGACTGCGCTGGAACGGGTGAAGAAAAAGAAAATTGGCGGATTTTTACGATCGTTGAATTCACCTGAATATATTGCAAATCAGTTTACACGATATGCGTTTAATGAATCTAGTTTATTTGATGCTCTTACAGTGTTAGAAGGATTAACTGTTCAAGACCTACAACAAGCAGCAAAAACATTATTAATTGAAGAGAAAATGAGTGTCTGCCAAGTGTTACCAAAAAAATGA
- the ymfI gene encoding elongation factor P 5-aminopentanone reductase produces the protein MKKYALVTGGSGGIGSAISKQLIEDGYTVYIHYNKSEEKIRGLQKEFDAVIPVQANLASIDGAEKLWGQIEHPIDVIVYAAGKSIFGLVTDVTNEELDYMVELQVKSVYRLLSMALPPMIGRRSGNVVVISSIWGQIGASCEVLYSMVKGAQNSYVKALAKEVSLSGLRVNAVAPGAIETEMLNVFSEDDKNEIAEDIPLGRIGLPEEVAKTVSFLVSPGASYITGQIIGVNGGWHC, from the coding sequence ATGAAAAAGTATGCATTAGTAACTGGAGGAAGCGGAGGGATTGGCTCTGCTATTTCGAAGCAGTTAATCGAGGATGGTTATACAGTCTATATTCATTACAATAAAAGCGAAGAGAAGATAAGGGGGTTACAAAAGGAGTTTGATGCAGTGATTCCTGTGCAAGCAAATTTAGCTTCTATCGATGGAGCAGAGAAATTGTGGGGACAAATCGAACATCCTATTGATGTTATTGTATACGCAGCTGGAAAGAGTATATTTGGATTAGTAACAGATGTTACGAATGAAGAATTAGATTATATGGTGGAGCTTCAAGTGAAGAGTGTATATAGACTTTTATCGATGGCGCTTCCACCGATGATCGGGCGGAGGAGTGGTAATGTTGTTGTTATTTCATCCATTTGGGGGCAAATAGGAGCGTCTTGTGAGGTGCTATACTCAATGGTGAAAGGTGCACAAAATTCATATGTGAAGGCTTTAGCGAAAGAAGTTTCTCTAAGTGGATTGCGCGTTAATGCGGTAGCGCCAGGTGCGATCGAAACAGAAATGTTAAATGTATTTTCAGAAGATGATAAAAATGAAATTGCTGAAGATATTCCATTAGGTAGAATAGGACTACCCGAAGAGGTAGCAAAAACAGTATCATTCCTCGTTTCGCCAGGAGCTTCTTATATTACGGGGCAAATTATCGGAGTGAATGGCGGTTGGCATTGCTAA
- a CDS encoding DUF3243 domain-containing protein: protein MSVLDNFDQWKSFLGERLEQAGGKGLDGGAVSDMAFRVGDYLANEVEARNDQEKLLSELWKVADEQEQHTIANLMVKFVQHK from the coding sequence ATGTCAGTGTTAGATAATTTTGATCAGTGGAAGAGCTTTTTAGGAGAACGTTTAGAACAAGCGGGGGGAAAAGGGCTTGATGGTGGTGCCGTATCAGATATGGCATTTCGTGTTGGTGATTATTTAGCAAATGAAGTAGAAGCGCGCAACGATCAAGAAAAATTATTGTCTGAGCTTTGGAAAGTTGCTGATGAACAAGAGCAACATACAATTGCAAATTTAATGGTGAAGTTTGTACAACATAAGTAA
- a CDS encoding DUF3388 domain-containing protein, with translation MIEWYFEYEIHKNRPGLLGDVSSLIGMLGINIVTINGVDNARRGLLLMCDNQEQISRLESILNTMDNITVTKYRPPKLRDKLAVRHGRYIQRDADDKKTFRFVRDELGLLVDFMAEIMKKEGHKLIGIRGMPRVGKTESIVAASVCANKRWLFVSSTLIKQTVRSQLIEDEYSDDNIFILDGIVSTKRANERHWQLVREIMRLPATKVVEHPDVFVSQSEYTLDDFDYIIELRNDYDEEIQYNLVDEIEQGTQNNFSMFDF, from the coding sequence ATGATTGAATGGTATTTTGAATATGAAATACATAAAAACCGACCTGGCTTACTTGGTGACGTTTCTTCGTTAATCGGTATGCTTGGCATCAATATTGTCACAATTAATGGTGTAGATAATGCACGACGTGGACTTTTGCTTATGTGTGATAATCAAGAACAAATCTCTAGACTTGAATCAATTTTAAATACGATGGATAATATAACGGTAACGAAATATCGTCCGCCAAAGCTTAGAGATAAGCTAGCAGTTAGACATGGTAGGTACATACAACGAGATGCAGATGATAAGAAAACATTTCGATTTGTGCGTGATGAATTAGGATTGCTTGTAGACTTTATGGCGGAGATAATGAAAAAAGAAGGTCATAAATTAATTGGGATACGAGGAATGCCTCGTGTCGGAAAAACAGAATCTATTGTTGCCGCAAGTGTTTGTGCAAATAAGAGATGGTTATTCGTATCATCTACTCTCATTAAGCAAACTGTTCGTAGCCAATTGATTGAAGATGAGTATAGCGACGATAATATTTTCATACTAGATGGAATTGTGTCGACAAAGCGTGCAAATGAAAGACACTGGCAGCTCGTTCGTGAAATCATGAGATTGCCTGCAACGAAAGTTGTGGAACATCCGGATGTGTTTGTGAGTCAGTCAGAATACACATTGGATGATTTTGATTATATTATCGAATTGCGTAACGATTATGATGAAGAAATTCAATATAATTTAGTAGATGAAATTGAGCAAGGTACGCAAAACAATTTCTCTATGTTCGACTTTTAA
- a CDS encoding helix-turn-helix domain-containing protein has protein sequence MTELGQKLTEAREAKGLSIDQLHEITKIQKRHLVAIEEGNYDVLPGAFYARAFIKQYADAVGLNGEELLVEYQSTIPQSEKREVPQVSTGQKTQETMQKSSSWPIADHMPKILIALLVIAFGVVVWFVIQALTGKDDRQVPNAQSEKIEVQKAKNSPLDTKKDEAKAEEPKKEEPKKEEPKKEEPKKEEQPAQPTGQQEVKVVGTSGKVSTLEIHNNKTLELEISAKGASYVDVKDDAGNEILNTTVQSGQTEKRDLSTVKEVRLNIGSAPNVEIKLNGQVVTFPLDPAKEYHQRLVIKNQGIGQAAQ, from the coding sequence GTGACGGAATTAGGACAAAAGCTGACAGAAGCAAGAGAAGCGAAAGGCTTATCTATTGATCAGCTGCATGAGATTACAAAAATTCAAAAACGCCATTTAGTAGCGATTGAAGAAGGCAATTATGATGTGTTGCCAGGAGCTTTTTATGCGCGTGCATTCATTAAACAATATGCAGATGCTGTTGGATTAAATGGAGAGGAACTGCTTGTGGAATATCAGAGTACGATACCACAGTCTGAAAAACGTGAAGTTCCACAAGTATCAACTGGACAAAAAACACAAGAAACAATGCAAAAATCTTCATCATGGCCAATTGCGGATCATATGCCCAAAATTTTGATTGCGTTGTTAGTAATCGCATTTGGAGTGGTAGTCTGGTTTGTTATTCAAGCGTTAACTGGAAAAGATGATAGGCAAGTTCCAAATGCTCAAAGTGAGAAAATTGAGGTTCAAAAAGCAAAAAATTCTCCGTTAGATACGAAGAAAGATGAAGCGAAAGCGGAAGAACCAAAAAAAGAAGAACCAAAGAAAGAAGAACCAAAGAAAGAAGAACCAAAGAAAGAAGAGCAACCAGCGCAACCAACTGGACAACAAGAAGTGAAGGTAGTTGGAACGAGTGGTAAGGTATCTACTTTGGAAATTCATAATAATAAAACATTAGAACTGGAAATTTCAGCGAAGGGTGCAAGCTATGTAGATGTTAAAGATGATGCGGGTAACGAAATTCTAAACACTACAGTACAAAGTGGTCAAACAGAAAAACGTGATTTATCAACAGTAAAAGAAGTGCGGCTTAATATTGGAAGTGCACCGAATGTTGAAATTAAACTGAATGGCCAAGTGGTTACTTTCCCATTAGATCCAGCAAAAGAATATCACCAAAGATTGGTGATAAAAAACCAAGGGATAGGGCAAGCTGCGCAATAA
- the pgsA gene encoding CDP-diacylglycerol--glycerol-3-phosphate 3-phosphatidyltransferase produces MNLPNKITISRIFLIPIFMVIMLAPFEWGSFIIGDVELPIQHLVGALIFIIASATDWIDGHYARKYNLVTNLGKFLDPLADKLLVSAALITLVEMQYVPAWIVIVIISREFAVTGLRLVLAGTGEVVAANQLGKIKTWTQIIAIAAYLLHDVPLNLLHIPVADIFIWIALFFTVISGWDYFWKNKDAFVNSK; encoded by the coding sequence GTGAATTTACCAAATAAAATTACAATATCTAGAATCTTCTTAATTCCAATTTTTATGGTAATTATGTTAGCGCCCTTTGAGTGGGGCTCATTTATAATTGGTGATGTAGAGTTACCAATTCAACATTTAGTAGGGGCACTTATCTTTATTATTGCTTCGGCTACAGATTGGATTGATGGACATTATGCAAGAAAGTATAATCTTGTAACGAATTTAGGGAAATTCCTTGACCCGTTAGCAGATAAATTACTTGTTTCGGCAGCACTTATCACATTGGTAGAAATGCAATATGTACCTGCTTGGATCGTTATTGTAATTATAAGCCGTGAGTTTGCAGTAACAGGTTTACGCCTTGTACTTGCTGGGACAGGAGAAGTAGTTGCAGCAAATCAGCTAGGGAAAATTAAGACATGGACACAAATTATTGCGATTGCAGCATACTTATTACATGATGTACCGTTAAATCTACTTCATATTCCAGTTGCAGATATTTTCATATGGATTGCATTATTCTTTACCGTTATTTCAGGATGGGATTATTTCTGGAAAAATAAAGATGCTTTTGTAAACTCAAAATAG
- a CDS encoding competence/damage-inducible protein A — translation MNAEIIAVGTELLLGQIANTNAQFLSEKLASIGINVYYHTVVGDNNKRLQKAIELAEERADMLIFTGGLGPTKDDLTKETIASSLDEELVYDEKALTSISDYFKRTGREFTENNKKQALVLNGSTVFANDHGMAPGMGLNTNGKVYILLPGPPKEMKPMYISYVEPFLCKFTTGENIYSRVLRFFGIGESQLEVKVQDLIDGQTNPTIAPLANDGEVTLRLTAKHHDADEAEKLIQHVEDLILERVGEFFYGYDQDFLHYKAIRLLKEKGLTLACAESLTGGLFGNQVTENAGVSSVFKGGVICYQNDVKQQILHVPEEVLRTDSAVSKQCARYLAENVKELLKADIGISFTGVAGPDASEHKEPGTVFIGLVIKDEPAVVFSLNLSGSRQQIRERSTKYGFYHLFKKLEEI, via the coding sequence ATGAATGCTGAAATTATTGCGGTTGGAACGGAATTATTACTTGGACAAATTGCAAATACAAATGCCCAGTTTTTATCTGAAAAGTTAGCTTCAATCGGAATTAACGTGTACTACCATACTGTTGTTGGAGATAATAACAAGCGATTACAGAAGGCAATTGAATTGGCTGAAGAACGAGCTGATATGCTCATTTTTACAGGTGGATTAGGACCGACAAAAGATGATTTAACGAAAGAAACAATAGCGTCTAGTTTAGATGAAGAGCTTGTGTATGATGAAAAGGCATTAACATCGATAAGCGATTATTTTAAGCGTACAGGCCGTGAATTTACGGAGAATAATAAAAAGCAGGCGCTCGTTTTAAATGGATCGACTGTATTTGCGAATGATCACGGTATGGCGCCTGGTATGGGATTAAATACGAACGGAAAAGTTTATATTTTATTACCAGGACCACCAAAAGAAATGAAGCCGATGTATATAAGTTACGTAGAGCCTTTTTTATGTAAGTTTACAACGGGGGAAAATATTTATTCTCGTGTTCTTCGTTTTTTTGGTATTGGGGAATCTCAATTAGAGGTGAAAGTTCAAGATTTAATTGATGGACAAACGAACCCAACCATTGCACCACTTGCAAATGATGGCGAAGTGACATTACGTTTAACTGCCAAACATCATGATGCTGATGAGGCGGAGAAACTGATTCAGCATGTGGAAGATTTGATTTTAGAAAGAGTAGGAGAATTTTTCTACGGATATGACCAAGATTTCCTTCATTACAAGGCAATAAGGCTATTGAAGGAAAAAGGGTTAACTTTAGCGTGTGCAGAAAGTTTAACAGGTGGTCTTTTTGGAAATCAAGTAACAGAAAATGCTGGTGTTTCATCTGTATTTAAAGGCGGTGTCATTTGTTATCAAAATGATGTGAAGCAACAAATTTTACATGTACCTGAAGAAGTGTTACGTACTGATAGCGCGGTTAGTAAACAGTGTGCTCGCTATCTTGCTGAAAATGTAAAGGAACTGTTAAAAGCAGATATCGGAATTAGTTTCACTGGGGTGGCAGGACCGGATGCTTCAGAGCATAAAGAACCAGGAACAGTATTTATTGGATTGGTGATTAAAGATGAACCAGCTGTAGTCTTCTCGCTTAATTTAAGTGGAAGTCGTCAACAAATTAGAGAACGCTCTACAAAATATGGATTTTATCATTTATTTAAAAAGCTAGAAGAGATATAA
- the recA gene encoding recombinase RecA, translating to MSDRQAALDMALKQIEKQFGKGSIMKLGEQAERRISTISSGSLALDVALGVGGYPRGRVIEIYGPESSGKTTVSLHAIAEVQRQGGQAAFIDAEHAMDPVYAQKLGVNIDELLLSQPDTGEQGLEIAEALVRSGAVDIIVIDSVAALVPKAEIEGDMGDSHVGLQARLMSQALRKLSGAINKSKTIAIFINQIREKVGVMFGNPETTPGGRALKFYSTVRLEVRRAEQLKQGNDIVGNKTKVKVVKNKVAPPFRVAEVDIMYGEGISREGEILDMASELDIVQKSGAWYSYNEERLGQGRENSKQFLKENTDLREEIAFFVREHHGIGENSGVEDTEDSTRQD from the coding sequence ATGAGCGATCGTCAAGCGGCATTAGATATGGCGTTAAAACAAATAGAGAAGCAATTCGGTAAAGGTTCAATTATGAAATTAGGAGAACAAGCGGAGCGTAGAATTTCTACAATTTCAAGTGGTTCTTTAGCACTTGATGTGGCACTAGGGGTAGGTGGATACCCACGTGGCCGTGTTATTGAAATTTATGGACCTGAAAGTTCAGGTAAAACAACAGTTTCATTACACGCAATCGCGGAAGTACAGCGTCAAGGTGGACAAGCAGCGTTCATTGATGCGGAGCATGCAATGGATCCTGTATATGCACAAAAATTAGGTGTTAACATAGATGAATTACTATTATCACAGCCTGATACAGGGGAGCAAGGACTAGAAATCGCAGAAGCACTTGTACGAAGTGGAGCGGTTGATATTATCGTAATTGACTCTGTGGCAGCTCTTGTACCGAAAGCTGAGATCGAAGGGGACATGGGTGACTCTCACGTTGGTTTACAAGCACGTTTAATGTCACAAGCACTTCGTAAACTTTCAGGTGCAATCAACAAATCAAAAACAATCGCAATCTTTATCAACCAAATTCGTGAAAAAGTTGGGGTTATGTTCGGGAACCCAGAAACAACTCCAGGTGGTCGTGCGTTGAAATTCTATTCAACTGTCCGTCTTGAAGTACGTCGTGCTGAGCAGTTAAAGCAAGGTAACGATATTGTTGGTAATAAAACGAAAGTAAAAGTAGTTAAAAATAAAGTAGCACCGCCATTCCGTGTTGCTGAAGTTGATATTATGTACGGAGAAGGTATTTCAAGAGAAGGTGAAATCTTAGATATGGCTTCTGAACTTGATATCGTTCAAAAGAGCGGTGCTTGGTACTCTTATAATGAAGAACGCTTAGGACAAGGTCGTGAAAATTCGAAGCAATTCTTAAAAGAGAATACGGATTTAAGAGAAGAAATTGCCTTCTTTGTTCGTGAACATCACGGAATTGGTGAAAACTCTGGTGTTGAAGACACGGAAGATTCAACTCGTCAAGATTAA
- the rny gene encoding ribonuclease Y: protein MSSSTVWILISILLATVGAVVGFFVRKSIAEAKINGAANEAKRILDEANRDAEALKKEALLEAKDEIHTLRTEAELEIRDRRSELQKQENRLMQKEENLDRKDETLDNRERQLEKKEESLVAKQQQIEELESKVGELVQKQQTELERISNLTREQAKAIILGKVESEVSHEIAVMVKESEVRAKEEADKKAKEILSLAMQRCAADHVAETTVSVVNLPNDEMKGRIIGREGRNIRTLETLTGIDLIIDDTPEAVILSGFDPIRRETARIALDKLVQDGRIHPARIEEMVEKSRREVDEYIREVGEQTTFEVGVHGLHPDLIKILGRLKYRTSYGQNVLKHSMEVAYLTGLMAAELGEDEKLARRAGLLHDIGKAIDHEVEGSHVEIGVELATKYKEHPVVINSIASHHGDTEPTSIIAVLVAAADALSAARPGARSETLENYIRRLEKLEEISESYEGVEKSFAIQAGREVRILVKPDTIDDLEAHRLARDIRKRIENELDYPGHIKVTVIRETRAVEYAK from the coding sequence ATGAGTAGTAGTACAGTTTGGATACTCATCTCCATTTTGCTTGCAACAGTCGGTGCAGTTGTTGGCTTTTTTGTTCGAAAGTCTATTGCTGAAGCGAAGATTAATGGTGCAGCTAATGAAGCAAAACGTATTCTAGACGAAGCGAATCGTGATGCTGAAGCACTTAAGAAAGAAGCGCTTTTAGAAGCAAAGGATGAAATTCATACACTTCGTACAGAAGCTGAATTAGAAATTCGTGACCGTAGAAGCGAATTACAAAAACAAGAAAATCGTTTAATGCAAAAAGAAGAGAACCTTGATCGTAAAGACGAAACGCTCGATAACCGCGAGCGACAGTTAGAAAAGAAAGAGGAATCTCTTGTAGCGAAACAACAACAGATTGAAGAGTTGGAAAGCAAAGTGGGAGAGTTAGTTCAAAAGCAACAAACAGAATTAGAGCGCATTTCCAATCTGACCCGCGAACAAGCGAAAGCAATTATTCTTGGTAAAGTGGAAAGTGAAGTTTCTCATGAAATTGCCGTTATGGTAAAAGAAAGTGAAGTTCGCGCGAAAGAAGAAGCGGATAAGAAGGCAAAAGAGATTTTATCTCTTGCAATGCAAAGATGTGCAGCTGATCATGTTGCTGAAACAACCGTTTCGGTTGTAAATCTTCCAAATGACGAAATGAAGGGACGTATTATCGGACGTGAAGGTCGTAACATTCGTACGTTAGAAACGTTAACAGGTATTGACCTTATTATCGATGATACACCAGAAGCTGTAATTCTATCAGGATTTGACCCGATTCGTCGTGAAACAGCTCGTATCGCTCTTGATAAACTAGTACAGGACGGACGTATTCACCCAGCGCGTATTGAAGAGATGGTCGAAAAATCAAGACGTGAAGTGGACGAGTATATTCGTGAAGTCGGAGAGCAAACAACGTTTGAAGTGGGTGTTCATGGCTTACATCCAGATTTAATTAAAATTTTAGGTCGTTTAAAATACCGTACAAGTTACGGACAAAACGTCTTAAAACACTCTATGGAAGTTGCATACTTAACTGGACTTATGGCAGCGGAGCTTGGTGAGGATGAAAAACTAGCAAGACGTGCTGGTCTATTACATGATATCGGAAAAGCAATCGATCATGAAGTAGAAGGTAGCCACGTTGAAATTGGTGTTGAACTCGCAACGAAATATAAAGAGCATCCTGTTGTAATAAACAGTATCGCATCTCACCATGGTGACACAGAACCAACTTCTATCATTGCAGTTCTAGTTGCTGCAGCAGATGCATTATCAGCTGCAAGACCGGGAGCTCGTAGTGAAACGCTTGAGAATTACATTCGTCGTCTTGAAAAGTTAGAAGAAATTTCAGAGTCTTATGAAGGCGTAGAAAAATCTTTCGCAATTCAAGCAGGACGTGAAGTTCGTATTCTGGTAAAACCAGATACAATTGATGATTTAGAAGCTCATCGTTTAGCTCGTGATATTCGAAAACGTATTGAAAATGAACTGGATTATCCAGGACATATTAAAGTAACTGTTATTCGTGAAACACGTGCAGTGGAATACGCAAAATAA
- a CDS encoding TIGR00282 family metallophosphoesterase, with translation MRILFVGDVVGSPGRDMIQQYVPALKKKYTPTVTIINGENAAGGRGITEKIYRNFLECGAQAVTLGNHAWDNREVFEFIDDAKYLARPANFPEGTPGKGLIFVNCNGTEVAVINLQGRTFLPPIDCPFRKVDELISIAKKRTNIIFVDFHAETTSEKQALGWYVDGRATAVVGTHTHVPTADNRILPSGTAYITDVGMTGPYDGILGMDREAVLKKFLTNLPVRFEVTNGRTQLSAVLIDVDPNTGKAKKIERILINDDQPFFD, from the coding sequence ATGAGAATATTATTTGTTGGGGATGTAGTAGGATCTCCTGGTAGAGACATGATTCAACAGTACGTACCGGCATTAAAGAAGAAATATACACCGACAGTAACAATTATTAATGGAGAAAATGCTGCGGGTGGACGTGGAATTACGGAAAAAATATATCGAAACTTTTTAGAGTGCGGGGCACAAGCGGTTACGCTTGGAAACCACGCTTGGGATAACCGTGAAGTATTTGAATTTATCGATGATGCAAAATATCTTGCAAGACCAGCTAACTTCCCAGAAGGAACGCCGGGAAAAGGGCTTATCTTTGTAAATTGTAATGGAACAGAAGTTGCAGTTATTAACTTACAAGGACGTACTTTCCTTCCTCCAATTGATTGTCCATTCCGTAAAGTGGATGAGTTAATCAGTATTGCAAAAAAACGTACAAACATTATCTTTGTTGATTTTCATGCTGAAACAACAAGTGAGAAGCAGGCGTTAGGTTGGTATGTAGACGGTCGTGCTACAGCGGTAGTAGGTACACATACACACGTTCCTACAGCTGATAATCGTATTTTACCAAGCGGAACAGCTTATATTACAGATGTTGGTATGACAGGCCCATATGATGGGATTTTAGGTATGGATCGCGAAGCGGTATTGAAGAAGTTTTTAACGAACTTACCAGTGCGTTTTGAAGTGACGAATGGTAGAACACAATTAAGTGCAGTGTTAATTGATGTGGATCCTAATACAGGGAAAGCAAAGAAAATTGAGCGCATTTTAATTAATGATGACCAGCCATTTTTTGACTGA